The Peromyscus maniculatus bairdii isolate BWxNUB_F1_BW_parent chromosome 6, HU_Pman_BW_mat_3.1, whole genome shotgun sequence genome has a segment encoding these proteins:
- the Mettl14 gene encoding N(6)-adenosine-methyltransferase non-catalytic subunit METTL14, with protein sequence MDSRLQEIRERQKLRRQLLAQQLGAESADSIGAVLNSKDEQREIAETRETCRASYDTPAPNSKRKCVDEGDTDEDKVEEYKDELELQQEEENLPYEEEIYKDSSTFLKGTQSLNPHNDYCQHFVDTGHRPQNFIRDVGLADRFEEYPKLRELIRLKDELIAKSNTPPMYLQADIEAFDIRELTPKFDVILLEPPLEEYYRETGITANEKCWTWDDIMKLEIDEIAAPRSFIFLWCGSGEGLDLGRVCLRKWGYRRCEDICWIKTNKNNPGKTKTLDPKAVFQRTKEHCLMGIKGTVKRSTDGDFIHANVDIDLIITEEPEIGNIEKPVEIFHIIEHFCLGRRRLHLFGRDSTIRPGWLTVGPTLTNSNYNAETYASYFSAPNSYLTGCTEEIERLRPKSPPPKSKSDRGGGAPRGGGRGGTSAGRGRERNRSNFRGERGGFRGGRGGTHRGGFPPR encoded by the exons ATGGACAGCCGCTTGCAGGAGATCCGGGAGCGGCAGAAGTTACGGCGGCAGCTCCTAGCTCAGCAG TTGGGAGCTGAAAGTGCAGACAGCATCGGTGCTGTGTTAAATAGCAAAGATGAGCAGAGGGAGATTGCTGAGACCAGGGAAACGTGCAG GGCTTCCTATGATACCCCTGCTCCAAATTCAAAACGGAAGTGTGTGGATGAAGGAGACACAGATGAAGACAAAGTAGAAGAATATAAG GATGAGCTAGAATTGCaacaagaggaagaaaatttGCCATATGAAGAAGAGATTTACAAAGATTCCAGTACCTTCCTTAAg GGAACGCAGAGCTTAAATCCCCATAATGATTACTGCCAACATTTTGTAGACACTGGACATAGACCTCAGAATTTCATCAGGGATGTAG GTTTAGCTGACAGATTTGAAGAATACCCTAAACTTAGGGAACTTATCAGACTAAAGGATGAGTTAATAGCTAAATCAAATACTCCTCCTAT GTACTTACAAGCAGACATAGAAGCCTTTGACATCAGAGAATTGACCCCCAAATTTGATGTGATTCTTCTGGAGCCTCCTTTGGAAGAATACTATAGAGAGACTGGCATCACGGCAAATGAGAAGTGCTGGACGTGGGATGAC ATTATGAAGTTAGAAATCGATGAGATCGCAGCTCCTCGGTCATTTATATTCCTCTGGTGCGGCTCTGGGGAAGGACTGGACCTTGGGAGAGTC TGTTTACGAAAATGGGGTTATAGAAGATGTGAAGATATTTGTTGGattaaaaccaataaaaacaatCCTGGAAAGACGAAGACTCTAGATCCAAAGGCAGTTTTTCAGAGAACAAAG GAACATTGCCTCATGGGGATCAAAGGAACTGTCAAGCGAAGCACGGATGGGGACTTCATTCATGCTAATGTTGACATTGACTTAATTATCACAGAAGAACCTGAGATCGGCAATATCGAAAAACCTGTAGAGATTTTTCATATAATAGAGCATTTTTGTCTTGGAAGAAGACGTCTTCATCTGTTTGGAAGAGATAGTACTATCAGGCCAG GCTGGCTCACGGTTGGACCAACGCTCACAAATAGTAACTACAATGCAGAGACATACGCATCCTATTTCAGTGCCCCCAATTCGTACCTGACTGGATGTACAGAGGAAATCGAGAGGCTTAGACCCAAGTCACCTCCTCCCAAATCCAAGTCTGACCGTGGTGGTGGAGCGCccagaggtggagggagagggggaacaTCTGCTGGCCGAGGCCGAGAAAGAAACAGATCCAATTTCCGAGGAGAAAGAGGTGGCTTTAGGGGTGGTCGGGGAGGCACACACAGAGGTGGCTTTCCACCGCGGTAA